The Cervus canadensis isolate Bull #8, Minnesota chromosome X, ASM1932006v1, whole genome shotgun sequence genome contains the following window.
gagataagaaacctgagacacagagaggttaactaACTTGTTGGTAAACCAAAGACCCGGTATTTGAACCCAGACAAATTTGACTCAAGAGTCCGTGCTTTTAACCATGGTAGTCTCCTAGTCCTTAAACAAATAATGTACTTACCAAGTGCCTACTTTTTCCAGGCTGTGAACAAAAGTCCCCATCCTTGTGACGCTTGCATTCTATGAATAGTGTCCTCCCCTGCTAGCATTTCCTCTGGAGCCCCTTGCTTCCATCTCCCTCGGAGCTAACAGCCCCAGGCACCCCCATACATTTTCAACCCCTCTGCTCCCCAGTCCTGGCTAGGACCTCTGCTGCTCTTTATGTGCCACTCCCTAATGCCTTTACACCCCATTTCTAGTCCCATTTCTAGTCCGGGGCCCATTTTGGAGTGTGAAAATGACCCAGAGAGGCATGtgttggtggggggaggtggagggTACTCATCCCATCTGCCTGATATTTCTGACCCTTTTCCCATCACCCCCACCTCTGTGCCCCTAGACCCGAAGGCCTCCATTCTCGCCAGTGGTCCAGCAGCCAGGACTCCCAGATGGGCTTCCCACGGGTGGACCCTGTCTCCGACCGCACCTCCCTCTTCGCAGCTCGCACCCGCCGCAGCAATAGCTCCGAGGCCCTGCTGGTGGACCGGGCAGCGGGTGGGGGAGCTGGCTCCCCGCCGGCACCTCTGGTTCCCCCTGCCACCGGTCCCCCAGTCTGCAAGAGCAGTGAGGTGCTATATGAGCGCCCCCAGCCAATCCCCGCCTTCTCCTCCCGCACGGCTGGCCTCCCAGACCCTCCCCGCGCTGCCCGGCCCAGCTCAGCCGCGCCGGCCTCCCGCGGGGCCCCCCGGCTCCCACCCGTGTGTGGGGACTTCCTCTTGGACTACTCCCTGGACCGGGGCCTGCCTCGTGGGGGCGGCGGGACAGGCTGGGGGGAGCTGCTGCCCACAGCTGAGGTTCCAGGACCCCTTTCCCGCCGGGATGGGCTCGTCACCATGCTCCCAGGCCCACCGCCTGTGTATGCAGCTGACGGCAACAGCCCCCTCCTCCGCAGCAAGGACCCCCATAGCCGTGCCCCCCGCACCAAGCCCTGTGGTCTGCCCCCGGAGGCCGTAGAGGGCCTGGAGGCGCATCCCAACCCTCTGCTGTGGATGCCCCCACCCGCCCGTATCCCCCCGGCCGGTGAGCGCAGCGGCCACAAGAACCTTGCCCTGGAGGGGCTGCGGGACTGGTACATCCGGAACTCGGGACTGGCCTCGGGGCCCCAGCGCCGGCCTGGGCTCCCCCACATGGGCCCGCAGCACCCGCCCTTCCTCCATGCCCGCTGCTATGAGGTGGGCCAGGCACTGTACGGGGCCCCCAGCCAGGCGCCGCTCCCGCACTCGAGGAGTTTCACGGCGCCCCCTGTCTCCGGCAGGTATGGGGGGTGTTTTTACTGATGGGTAGGGGTCTCTTGAGGCAGATAGCAAAGGTGTCCAGGCCAGGGAGCAGCTAGTCATGGTAGCTAATGACAGGGACCACGAAAGAAGTAGCTGCAGCCTTGGCCTGTGGTCCCTGGGCCCTGCCTGACCCGCGTTAATCTGTGGGGTCTTGGCGGAGGGGTATCTTGGGCCCCGGTAGCAGCAGTTCTTCACCGAATTATTCAAGAGTTGTAAGAGTTGAACAGCCAGTGCATGTCAGCTGAAAATGAGCCTTGAAACTAGGGTGCTGGGAGGAAGGGTTGTCCTGTGCCCCtcacctttctcttcctcttttcaccACGCCCTGCACCTGCGAGCCTAAAGGTACTCTCCTGTGCCTGCTTCCACCTCTTTAACGagcctcttttcctctttctgtgtcTTGTCCGTCTTTTCCTCTGTCCGGTCTTCCCACCCTGTCTTCTGGATTCCTGCTACCCCTTCTAAAGATACTACGCGGACTTCCTGTACCCCCCGGAGCTGAGCGCTCGTTTAAGTGACCTGACGCTAGAGGGGGAGCAGTCCTCCGGTTCTGACCCCCAGACCCCAGGAACACTGGTCTGACCCCTTCTGACATGCCCCTTATTGGCCTGGGCAAGACTCCAGTTTGGGAGGGGCACAGCTGACCTCGCTGAGCCCTGGGATAGGGTTGCTGTCCCTCCTGGAGGTGGGCACCAACCTGATCTTCCAAGGCCCCTGGCTCCCCGTGGGCCCATAATGGTGTCTGACACCCTGCATCTCCTTTCATGCTGTGCTGGGGACTGGGGGGCCCTCTGCCAGCTTAAAAGAGAGGAGGTGATGTAATGGAGACTCCAAGCCCCTTCCTCCATTTCTGTTTACAGTTGTGATTTAGGTATTCACTGTCTTTCCCCCAACACTAGACATTTTATAAAAAGGGAAACTGTGATCTCATCCTGGTTGGGTTCATTCCTGTCCCTGTGCCCAGCCTGCTCCATTCAGGAGCCCCCTCCACAAAATGGACCAGATAGGGTCTTGGGGCCCAATTTAGGGCAGTCAGGAGACTGATGTGAACAGAACTCCCTGCCACCCACCTACTGGGACAATGTTTTCTTGGCAGAGGTGCCCACATTTGGAAGGAATGAAGTCTCTGCCCACGTGTGGAAGGACTGAAGTCTGGGTGGGAGGCTTGGGTTcattttcccttccccaggggtgCCTGCAGGTGCCCCAGACCCTGTCTGTCTGTGCCCGCTGCCTCTGCCCACAGAATCAGATGGCTCAGCCTTTGGTGGCAGCCTCTGCCCTCTTCCCAATCGGGAAGCCCCACAGGAGGACCGAAGGGCAGAGCCATTGGGTGTTGTGTGTCCTGGAATGCTGCGGTGGTGGAACCTAGCATCTAGTAGATGCCAATGAAATCCTCAAGTGACGTCTTGCCACTGGCTCCATCACATCTTCCCTGGCTTTCCTTCCAtccaccactttttaaaaaaaaatccacacaagCTGTGTTTTCTATGATATCTTTCTGTGACTTTCTGAAGCTGGGGGTTCCTCTACCCCCTTTACCTGGtgtgaaaacttttttttgtaCCAATGGATCTGGACCCAAAACACTACCCACATTGGAAGGGGATTTGTATAATAAATGTGTAAACTGAACC
Protein-coding sequences here:
- the CCDC120 gene encoding coiled-coil domain-containing protein 120 isoform X2, which encodes MEVKGQLISSPTFNASAALFGEAAPQMKSERLRSLLDRQRALQEALSLKLQELRKVCLQEAELTGQLPPECPLEPGERPQLVRRRPPAARAYPPPHPNPAHHSLCPAEELALEALEREVSVQQQIAAAARRLALAPELSAEQRRRRRQVQADALRRLHELEEQLGEVRARLGLSGLPPSQPLPLSTGGAVITTQGVCLGTRLAQLSHEDVVLHSESSSLSESGASHDNEEPRGCFPLAERPSPPKAWDQLRAVSGGSPERRTPWKPPPSDLYGDLKGRRNSVASPTSPTRSLPRSASSFEGRSVPATPVLTRGAGPQLCKPEGLHSRQWSSSQDSQMGFPRVDPVSDRTSLFAARTRRSNSSEALLVDRAAGGGAGSPPAPLVPPATGPPVCKSSEVLYERPQPIPAFSSRTAGLPDPPRAARPSSAAPASRGAPRLPPVCGDFLLDYSLDRGLPRGGGGTGWGELLPTAEVPGPLSRRDGLVTMLPGPPPVYAADGNSPLLRSKDPHSRAPRTKPCGLPPEAVEGLEAHPNPLLWMPPPARIPPAGERSGHKNLALEGLRDWYIRNSGLASGPQRRPGLPHMGPQHPPFLHARCYEVGQALYGAPSQAPLPHSRSFTAPPVSGRYYADFLYPPELSARLSDLTLEGEQSSGSDPQTPGTLV